One genomic region from Daphnia magna isolate NIES linkage group LG10, ASM2063170v1.1, whole genome shotgun sequence encodes:
- the LOC116932815 gene encoding uncharacterized protein LOC116932815 → MDMAGIGISRVLQSLPLCVDWQKYGPVDMADFSGTEVVSGAGVTSPFSSPHHHLLSPSTPSRMSLLSPAVSQSQSQHTLSGSHHGSVMSGRPPRLPPNGSFGKTGPSVNKPQTEVVSTPVPTLDPVHRQKIMQLRLQAAKASMKRQSSLRRENIHRLAFWLLRTTLWLAGIFSLTVLIIAFPLAVDPALESIWRTFSSKPVICLTTDIQIHHSRNPDGSVKGNDACTWTSCRQGCTGELFRCVQLFANISRLPWEVLESANTSRWIRLDTPEIELASRLKRSTNWAVSWATQNKHLFNKSVIANQSDNPLFELQRDHSRRQYVQLMDELKSQQLVDERNNTDPPSLFEAVNVRLMVNVRGCGYTVDCAEFHRTAGVIGSLIPCHLSSRGDVTPVAIMEHNPEQDRNIILFLFTVPASIFCSSVFLLCCIHYQCCRPQLAGLIASRSSAEYSVARLIINSGIQFRPTTSSSEEAQASERATQWVAPVEETGNSASAVTTQQLDHQPT, encoded by the exons ATGGACATGGCTGGAATTGGAATAAGCAGAGTACTACAGTCTTTGCCGTTGTGTGTCGACTGGCAAAAATATGGTCCAGTTGACATGGCCGACTTCAGCGGGACGGAAGTGGTGAGCGGCGCAGGAGTAACATCACCATTTTCATCACCACATCATCACCTTCTTTCTCCCAGTACTCCTTCGAGGATGTCGTTATTATCACCAGCCGTGTCCCAGTCACAATCTCAACATACACTTTCCGGTTCTCACCACGGATCGGTCATGTCCGGAAGACCTCCACGATTGCCGCCAAACGGCAGCTTCGGCAAAACAGGTCCATCAGTGAATAAGCCGCAAACAGAAGTGGTTTCAACACCCGTTCCGACGCTTGATCCCGTTCATCGGCAAAAGATCATGCAACTCCGCCTTCAGGCGGCTAAAGCATCGATGAAAAGACAGAGCTCTCTACGGC GAGAGAACATACATCGACTCGCCTTCTGGCTGTTGAGGACGACATTGTGGTTGGCCGGAATCTTCAGCTTGACTGTACTCATTATCGCTTTCCCGCTGGCCGTCGATCCGGCCTTGGAGTCGATTTGGAGGACGTTCAGTTCCAAACCAGTCATCTGTCTCACTACTGACATACAAATTCATCATTCAAGGAATCCGGATGGTTCCGTTAAAGGCAATGATGCTTGCACGTGGACGTCATGCCGCCAAGGATGTACAG GTGAACTTTTTAGATGCGTCCAGCTCTTTGCTAACATTAGCCGATTGCCGTGGGAGGTACTCGAATCGGCCAACACGAGCCGCTGGATTCGATTGGATACACCTGAAATCGAGCTGGCCAGTCGGTTGAAAAGGTCTACCAACTGGGCCGTTAGTTGGGCAACTCAAAACAAACATCTTTTCAACAAAAGTGTCATCGCCAATCAGTCGGACAATCCGTTGTTTGAATTACAGCGTGACCATTCACGGCGTCAATACGTTCAGCTGATGGATGAACTTAAAAGCCAACAGCTCGTCGATGAAAGAAACAACACCGATCCGCCGTCATTGTTTGAAGCTGTCAATGTCCGTCTCATGGTCAATGTACGTGGTTGTGGTTACACGGTCGACTGCGCCGAGTTCCACCGGACTGCAGGCGTCATTGGTTCGTTAATACCTTGTCACCTGAGCAGCCGTGGTGACGTGACCCCTGTGGCGATCATGGAACACAATCCCGAACAGGATCGGAATAtcattctctttctcttcacCGTTCCAGCCAGTATTTTTTGCTCTTCCGTCTTCCTCCTTTGCTGTATCCATTACCAGTGTTGCCGTCCGCAACTCGCCGGTCTCATCGCCAGCCGTTCTTCCGCCGAATATTCAGTTGCTCGACTGATTATCAACAGTGGCATTCAATTTCGGCCAACGACGAGTAGCAGCGAAGAAGCCCAGGCATCGGAAAGAGCCAC GCAATGGGTGGCGCCAGTGGAGGAGACGGGTAACTCGGCATCGGCAGTAACTACCCAGCAACTGGATCATCAGCCCACATAA
- the LOC116932832 gene encoding uncharacterized protein LOC116932832 translates to MDSAISETNRKLEENGTFWDNLGNYTAILSITYFFVTILQILTRVWEAQGNAAKSTKSVTAREEVVQQQAAETTRIYEALEKLAKVSVSNRS, encoded by the exons ATGGATTCAGCTATTAGCGAAACCAATCGCAAATTAGAAGAAAATGGCACGTTTTGGGATAACCTCGGCAACTACACGGCTATCCTAAGTATCACCTACTTCTTCGTAACCATCCTCCAGATTTTAACGC GGGTATGGGAGGCACAAGGGAATGCGGCCAAATCAACTAAATCAGTTACTGCAAGGGAAGAAGTTGTACAACAACAGGCCGCCGAAACCACACGGATCTATGAGGCTCTGGAAAAATTGGCTAAAGTGTCCGTGTCAAATCGTTCTTAA
- the LOC116932833 gene encoding cytochrome b-c1 complex subunit 6, mitochondrial has translation MSDQEAPELVDPAVAIKEKCTQTKECAALLEKFNACNDRVASKSATTETCVEEQADFLHCVDHCLAPQLFKHLK, from the exons ATGTCTGATCAA gAAGCTCCAGAATTGGTG GACCCAGCTGTAGCCATCAAGGAAAAGTGTACCCAAACCAAGGAATGTGCTGCccttttggagaaattcaatgCTTGCAATGATCGAGTAGCAAGCAAATCTGCCACCACCGAGACCTGTGTAGAAGAACAGGCAGACTTTCTCCACTGTGTAGACCACTGT TTGGCTCCCCAGCTATTCAAACATTTGAAGTGA
- the LOC116932803 gene encoding inositol polyphosphate 5-phosphatase OCRL: MSTAGGGMESLIANLQAQLPSGHRIVTALEAGLVQEWIRTNRLLVLVENSTESALLIYIVSKNVADEFSLERTIPLDTEFKCEIDTASANIVTTDVFLKLSRKKVHLLFEMLPGFKANKFVDEVVKASEVANKKRAPPNFSWLEVYNPQLVWESATGSDSEQPTSAATELQPSSQNCHDAIPAHLNHKSDSELSSPDVTAHRSSIATGGATPIAARESVVRYQMALRETAYTDLRQISIFLGTYNVNGQPPLSGLADWLSVDKDPPDIYAIGFQELDLSKEAFLFNETPREEEWLRAVIRGLHPKGKYRKVKLVRLVGMMLIVFIQEKHWAYVRGVASEFVGTGLMGKMGNKGGVAIRLDLHNSSLCFVNSHLAAHTEEVERRNQDYLDICNRLVFSTTFPSKSIKDHDQVFWIGDLNYRLSGDLDLLRVKDLLDQSNYQALLQYDQFRAQHVARKIFVGYQEGPIQFRPSYKYDPGTDNWDTSEKNRAPAWCDRCLWKGDNVQFKEYRSHPGLRMSDHKPVSCLLECGVKIIDTVRYRRIYEEVMKKLDKLENEFLPQVSVDSTEINFGNVAFNEGATKILTVANTGQVPVQYEFIKKHRDSKYCKPWLACEPYTGFLMPGDNSYITLEILVDKRTAWSLNSGLDELYDILVLHLDGGKDIFITVSGNYQKSCFGCSIEALIQMHQPIAQVAPETVCQLEKAAYPSIDPGNDSDSKQPVLAVPKELWFLLDELYRRGMDTPGLFEQPGLSSEIAAIRRTLDDSLPDTLPGSVHSVAESLLIFLETLKEPIIPFALTQKALDGCGAFPSCKTVYSCLPLSHQHVFKHIISFLKEVLLHSSKNGLDAKTLVALFGSALIRLPPPNYPLGPSISLSPNQPHLDRKRCMFIHHFLVNDLDD; the protein is encoded by the exons ATGAGTACAGCCGGCGGTGGGATGGAGAGCTTAATTGCCAACCTTCAGGCTCAGCTGCCCAGTGGTCACAGAATCGTGACA GCGTTGGAAGCAGGTCTTGTACAGGAGTGGATCCGCACCAATCGTCTCCTTGTGCTAGTTGAGAACTCCACCGAAAGTGCTCTGCTTATCTATATTGTGTCAAAAAATGTAGCAGATGAATTTAGTCTTGAGCGGACTATACCCTTAGATACAGAATTTAAATGTGAAATCG ATACTGCCAGTGCCAATATAGTTACTACAGACGTTTTCCTAAAATTGTCCAGAAAAAAGGTGCATTTACTATTTGAAATGCTACCTGGATTCAAAGCCAATAAATTTGTGGACGAAGTTGTAAAAGCTAGTGAAG TGGCCAACAAGAAACGCGCCCCTCCGAATTTTTCTTGGTTGGAAGTTTATAATCCGCAACTTGTTTGGGAATCGGCAACAGGTTCAGATTCTGAACAACCAACATCAGCAGCGACTGAGCTTCAACCATCGTCTCAAAACTGCCATGATGCAATTCCCGCTCACTTGAACCATAAATCAGATTCCGAATTGTCTAGCCCGGATGTAACGGCTCACCGATCTTCAATAGCTACTG GTGGCGCCACACCCATCGCTGCTAGAGAGAGTGTCGTAAGGTATCAGATGGCTTTACGGGAAACAGCTTACACAGATCTGCGCCAGATTAGCATCTTTTTAGGCACATACAATGTCAACGGACAGCCACCCTTATCTGGTCTTGCAGATTGGCTTTCCGTAGATAAAGATCCCCCTGACATCTACGCCATTGGTTTCCAGGAGCTCGATCTCAGCAAAGAGGCCTTCTTGTTCAATGAAACTCCTCGCGAAGAAGAATGGCTTCGCGCAGTCATCCGTGGCCTTCATCCCAAAGGCAAATACCGCAAAGTGAAATTGGTTCGTCTTGTCGGCATGATGCTGATCGTTTTCATCCAAGAGAAACATTGGGCTTACGTCAGGGGTGTGGCGTCCGAATTTGTTGGTACGGGACTTATGGGTAAAATGGGCAATAAA GGCGGTGTGGCGATTCGGCTTGATTTGCATAACTCGTCACTTTGCTTCGTTAATAGTCATTTGGCCGCTCATACTGAAGAAGTGGAACGACGTAATCAAGATTATCTCGACATTTGTAATCGGCTGGTGTTTTCGACAACTTTCCCCAGCAAGTCTATAAAAGACCACGACCAAGTGTTTTGGATTGGCGATCTTAATTATCGGCTTTCTGGCGATTTGGATCTTTTGCGCGTCAAAGATTTGCTAGATCAAAGTAACTATCAAGCGTTATTGCAATACGATCAATTCCGTGCCCAGCACGTGGCTCGAAAGATTTTCGTTGGCTACCAAGAAGGTCCCATTCAATTCCGTCCGTCATATAAATATGACCCGGGAACTGACAACTGGGACACAAGTGAGAAGAACCGAGCTCCAGCATGGTGTGATCGATGTCTGTGGAAAGGAGATAATGTTCAATTTAAGGAATATCGCAGCCATCCTGGGCTGCGCATGAGCGATCACAAGCCCGTGTCGTGCCTATTAGAATGCGGCGTCAAGATTATCGATACGGTCCGCTACCGAAGAATTTACGAAGAGGTCATGAAGAAATTAGACAAGCTGGAGAATGAATTTCTACCTCAGGTCAGCGTCGATTCGACGGAAATTAATTTTGGTAATGTGGCTTTCAATGAAGGTGCCACTAAGATCCTCACGGTTGCAAATACGGGGCAAGTGCCTGTCCAGTATGAATTTATTAAGAAGCATCGGGACTCCAAGTATTGCAAACCTTGGCTGGCTTGTGAGCCCTACACCGGATTTCTGATGCCCGGAGATAATTCCTACATCACACTGGAAATATTAGTAGACAAACGTACAGCCTGGAGTCTAAACAGCGGACTTGACGAGCTCTACGATATTTTGGTGCTTCATTTGGATGGCGGCAAGGACATTTTCATCACCGTTAGCGGGAATTATCAAAAGAGTTGCTTCGGTTGTTCCATTGAAGCCTTGATCCAAATGCATCAGCCCATTGCGCAAGTAGCGCCCGAAACTGTGTGCCAATTGGAGAAGGCTGCCTATCCCTCTATAGACCCTGGAAATGATTCAGATTCCAAGCAACCCGTATTAGCAGTGCCAAAAGAGCTATG GTTCCTACTGGACGAACTTTACCGTCGAGGAATGGACACACCTGGGTTGTTTGAACAACCAGGATTATCATCAGAGATAGCAGCTATCCGGAGAACGTTGGACGATAGTTTACCCGACACTCTACCAGGCAGCGTTCATTCAGTCGCAGAATCGCTTCTTATCTTTTTAGAGACATTGAAAGAACCCATCATTCCGTTCGCATTGACGCAAAAAGCCTTGGACGGATGCGGTGCTTTCCCGTCTTGCAAAACGGTTTACAGCTGCCTACCGCTCTCTCACCAGCACGTTTTCAAACACATCATCAGCTTCTTAAAGGAGGTTTTATTACATAGCAGTAAGAATGGACTAGACGCCAAGACGCTCGTGGCGCTTTTCGGCAGCGCTCTGATCCGCCTTCCGCCTCCAAATTACCCTCTAGGTCCCTCTATAAGTTTGTCGCCAAATCAGCCACATTTGGATCGCAAACGATGCATGTTCATTCACCACTTCTTAGTCAATGATTTGGATGACTGA
- the LOC116932810 gene encoding proline-rich extensin-like protein EPR1 has product MELARILLVLTALAVIGNEATPFRFPLRIPTSFSSWLPFTFNITKDNTDLGSITLNIKPRLGGDIQTTKIKREVPVGVKRFDEKIGRLNSKESRLFGPLTERWELGIPSGASLSAGSIASMAGLIWTLVAKNIKYKKEHGELGGKDQKDGGRTKETVHIAPPASSYGSYNVPSYGSDYSLPPHKKPEKGIDGFFKGYKGIKEMQAQAMKGLSRLVGLKDLNKVLHPGQKPKKLKIKKRPEQQQQYYDQPVYQSSYTPQEYLPQPQYDPSSVYAPPPEPPAYAVPVYAPEPAPVYAPEPAPVYAPAPEPAPVYAPEPATVYAPAPEPATVYAPAPEPAPVYAPAPAPAPVYAPAPAPAPVYAPAPAPAPTYAREQDPVYIPAPVYAPPTVDATAEMNVLATPPHEPPAQYSPTNSFPNTVPTFTPFLREILSQSKAQTWNETPHLAHQPDVSSLELEQPASDPASVPVALFHFSPTQTPPTFISIQTNGFLPIYPSPVDPLPFMPSANHEETAQWPKSAGDEPSFGVPPLSSPSSPLPSRSARIEDSEPLDPSLSVTEVSNSKVSGPLVDTEVDELTQSEAEDSLVPS; this is encoded by the exons ATGGAGCTTGCACGAATTCTTCTCGTTTTGACGGCCTTGGCCGTCATTGGTAATGAAGCAACACCGTTTAGGTTCCCATTAAGGATTCCGACTTCCTTTAGTTCATGGTTACCGTTTACCTTCAACATCACTAAGGATAACACGGATTTGGGTTCGATTACCTTAAACATCAAACCAAGATTGGGTGGAGAT ATTCAGACAACCAAGATAAAACGAGAAGTCCCAGTCGGAGTAAAAAGATTTGATGAAAAGATCGGCCGTCTTAACAGCAAAGAAAGTCGTTTGTTTGGGCCGCTTACTGAAAGATGGGAATTGGGAATTCCTTCCGGAGCTAGCCTTTCCGCGGGAAGTATTGCATCTATGGCCGGGTTGATATGGACTCTTGTTGCAA AAAATATAAAGTATAAGAAGGAACACGGAGAACTTGGCGGCAAAGATCAAAAAGACGGCGGTAGAACAAAGGAAACTGTACATATCGCCCCGCCAGCTTCATCGTATGGATCATACAATGTTCCGTCGTACGGTTCTGACTACAGTCTTCCACCTCATAAGAAACCGGAAAAAGGAATCGATGGTTTTTTCAAAGGATATAAAGGCATTAAAGAAATGCAAGCACAGGCCATGAAGGGACTTTCTAGGCTTGTAGGTCTGAAGGATTTGAATAAAGTATTACACCCAGGTCAGAAGCctaaaaaacttaaaataaagaaaaggcCTGAGCAACAGCAGCAATACTACGACCAACCTGTATACCAATCTTCCTACACCCCACAGGAATATTTGCCACAGCCGCAGTACGACCCTTCCTCTGTATACGCCCCTCCTCCAGAACCTCCTGCTTATGCAGT TCCTGTCTACGCCCCTGAACCAGCTCCTGTCTACGCCCCTGAACCAGCTCCAGTGTACGCTCCTGCCCCTGAACCAGCTCCTGTCTACGCCCCTGAACCAGCTACAGTGTACGCTCCTGCCCCTGAACCAGCTACAGTGTACGCTCCTGCCCCTGAACCAGCTCCAGTGTACGCCCCTGCACCTGCACCAGCTCCAGTGTACGCCCCTGCACCTGCACCAGCTCCAGTGTACGCCCCTGCACCTGCACCAGCTCCTACTTATGCACGTGAGCAAGATCCAGTTTACATCCCCGCACCGGTGTATGCTCCTCCTACAGTTGATGCCACTGCTGAGATGAACGTACTAGCTACTCCACCACACGAACCGCCTGCACAATATTCTCCCACGAATAGTTTCCCCAATACAGTCCCCACATTCACACCTTTTTTGCGAGAAATCCTTTCACAAAGTAAAGCTCAAACATGGAATGAAACTCCCCATCTAGCTCACCAACCCGATGTATCTTCTCTTGAACTGGAGCAACCAGCATCTGATCCCGCATCAGTTCCAGTTGCTCTATTTCATTTTAGTCCTACGCAAACACCGCCAACATTTATTTCGATCCAAACTAACGGCTTCTTGCCAATATACCCTTCTCCTGTTGATCCATTACCTTTCATGCCCTCAGCCAATCACGAAGAAACTGCACAATGGCCAAAATCAGCCGGTGACGAACCGTCATTTGGTGTTCCTCCTTTGTCCTCACCTTCGTCTCCTCTTCCTTCCAGAAGCGCTCGAATTGAAGATTCAGAACCCTTAGATCCATCTCTTTCCGTGACCGAAGTTAGTAACTCAAAGGTTAGCGGGCCGTTAGTTGATACCGAGGTTGATGAGTTGACGCAATCCGAAGCGGAAGATAGTCTCGTGCCAAGCTGA
- the LOC116932811 gene encoding LOW QUALITY PROTEIN: 28S ribosomal protein S30, mitochondrial (The sequence of the model RefSeq protein was modified relative to this genomic sequence to represent the inferred CDS: deleted 1 base in 1 codon) — translation MAYKLSVANEATKKTLISQCRRISSYFQPSESEYESKPVYPPILDLSYEAVRERKVEAVAKKITELETVEEKLLELNAPKYYGWWACNLKEKLVSYDALPFTQFATRTCLTNELPSVYNDVDEIATKSIPLVKEKLNDLLLQEFDYVEQRTNRKGETKTLATEEDRFSRNFIPLLNRMLVTVLSPLNNELGLTDIDLKPRLEAFWSLGGIEPDKLLRKCRENDKLNNKIKPDEPIDRPIQYYGSPCLNLRHSKPLPQLLDRNSGLSTEGTIPSWNLDPRVMGYKYKHCRATNVPGFWPGVEAQHGYLSYLSRGYLKQRDEQLTTSDHQEALHVQAILHSFAWTLSQACYLGFGPYTELTYPISTQTIITNGQYYSFSAYQLNTCALYGKHSGPTNPHRNVCFSTNEMKLFDVIESGQVKGFNDDVLKSLIKFYLIKPTEPQVNLRPYLGTELYISNVNDTTRRQKVESNFKYLYSNRPRHLLKEEVYHWEKIYKIDHKMRPMEKKVRFFEIGGKAPGVRRLDEFVPPYVPKALQNPPKKSRRGRLPVQPSIKL, via the exons ATGGCTTACAAACTATCAGTAGCTAATGAAGCCACTAAAAAAACcttgatatcacagtgtagaAGAATATCAAGCTATTTTCAACCTAGTGAAAGTGAATATGAAAGTAAACCTGTGTACCCTCCAATTTTAGACTTGAGTTATGAAGCAGTCAGGGAGAGAAAAGTAGAAGCAGTCGCTAAAAAGATTACTGAATTAGAAACGGTCGAAGAAAAACTATTGGAGCTTAATGCACCTAAATATTATGGATGGTGGGCTTGCAATCTGAAAGAGAAATTGGTTTCATATGATGCCCTACCATTCACCCAGTTTGCCACGAGGACTTGCCTCACAAATGAACTGCCA TCAGTTTATAATGATGTCGATGAGATTGCAACTAAATCTATTCCTCTTGTCAAAGAGAAATTGAATGATTTGCTTCTTCAAGAATTTGATTATGTTGAACAAAG AACTAACCGaaaaggagaaacaaaaacattggCAACTGAAGAGGATAGATTTTCAAGGAATTTCATCCCATTGCTGAATAGAATGCTAGTCACTGTCCTCAGTCCTTTAAATAATGAACTTGGATTGACTGACATTGATTTAAAGCCAAGGTTGGAAGCCTTTTGGTCATTAGGAGGAATAGAGCCAGACAAATTGCTGAGGAAATGCCGTGAAAATGATAaattaaacaacaaaatcaaaccTGATGAACCCATTGACAG GCCTATTCAATATTATGGATCCCCATGCCTGAATCTGAGGCATTCAAAACCCCTTCCCCAGTTGCTTGATAGAAACAGTGGCCTTAGTACGGAGGGGACCATTCCTAGTTGGAACTTGGATCCGCGCGTCATGGGATACAAATACAAGCATTGCCGTGCGACAAACGTGCCAG GATTCTGGCCGGGCGTTGAAGCTCAACATGGGTACCTATCCTATTTAAGTCGTGGTTATTTGAAACAACGGGACGAACAGTTAACAACCTCCGATCATCAAGAGGCATTACATGTTCAAGCTATTCTCCATTCCTTTGCCTGGACTTTATCACAAGCTTGTTATTTAG GTTTTGGACCCTACACTGAATTAACGTATCCAATCAGCACACAAACTATCATCACTAACGGGCAGTACTATTCATTTTCTGCGTATCAGCTGAATACTTGCGCTCTTTATGGCAAGCATTCTGGTCCTACCAATCCTCACCGCAATGTTTGTTTTAGCACTAATGAAATGAAGCTTTTTGATGTTATAGAAAGTGGACAAGTGAAAG GATTCAATGATGACGTTCTTAAATCTTTGATTAAGTTCTACCTGATCAAACCGACTGAGCCTCAAGTGAACCTACGACCGTACTTGGGCACCGAATTGTACATTAGCAATGTAAACGATACCACCAGGCGTCAAAAAGTAgaatcaaatttcaaataccTGTACTCTAATCGACCACGCCATTTACTGAAAGAGGAAGTTTACCATTGggaaaaaatttacaaa ATTGATCATAAAATGCGACCAATGGAGAAGAAGGTACGGTTCTTTGAAATCGGAGGCAAAGCTCCAGGTGTGCGACGATTGGACGAGTTTGTTCCACCCTATGTGCCCAAGGCATTGCAAAATCCACCCAAAAAGTCAAGGCGAGGAAGACTACCAGTTCAGCCGTCTATCAAACTCTAG